The segment CTACAACTTCATCTAATTCAAAAGGTTTACATATATAATCATCCGCACCAGTATCTAAACCTAAAATTCTTTGATCTAATCTATCCCTTGCAGATATAACTAAAATAGGAAGATTTTGTTGAGAGTTACGTAGCTTTTTTATAATATCGATTCCATCAATACCAGGAAGACCTAAATCTAAAATAAGAAGGTCATAAGTAGATGTTTCTAAAGCAAAAAGTCCTTCATCACCCTCATAAAAAACGTCTGCAATAAAACCTATCTCTTTTAATTTTTTATATATACCATCTGCTAAAGTTTCATTGTCTTCAAGGATTAATAGTTTCATAAGTAGATTCTACCATAAATTAATGAGACATAAAAACTGGCAAGGTTGAATTTTCTAATAAGTACCTTGTTGCGCCACCAAACATAAGCTCTTTTAAGCCCTTATGTCCGTAAGAACCTGCAACAATTAAATCAAAATTTCCATCAAGAGCTGAATTTAAAAGCGCTTGTCCTGGTATCCTTGTTGTTTTAACAATCTCATAACTTGCATCAATTCCATGATGTAAAAGGTATTCCCTTAATCTATTCATTTTTTCTAAATCATCAGTATACTCTTCTGAAGAGACTATGTGTACTCTTTGAGCTTGTTGTAAAATATCAATTGATGAAGTAACTGCTCGTGATGCTTCAGGGGAATTGTTCCATCCAATAATGATTGAGTCCGTTTTAAAATTTCTCATTACTCTAGGGAACATAAGTACACATTTACCACTTTTTAACACTGCCGTTTCAAAAGTTGCAGTTGTAACACCAGAAGGAGGAGCTGCTGCTATAACTAAATCACAAAACTTTGACTCTTGTTCAACTAGGGAGCTTCGCAAACCTTCTTTTATATTTAAAAAAGTATTTGCTTCGTTTTCAAGAGCTTTTTGTGAAACTTTTATATTTACATCGGCTGCTATTTTCTCAAATAACTCTTGCATCTGATGATTTTCATCATCTAATTTCGTATCAACTACTTCATCAATCTTTTGCATAATATCTTTAGGTATTGATAGTGCTTTATATATACTCATATTTGTTTTTAGTCCACATTTCAAAACTTCAAGACTTACTTTAAAATGTTTTGCAATTAAAAAAGCTCCGTAAAGTCTCTCTTCTAATTCATCTCCACCACCAATAGGGAAAAATAGTTTTTTATATTTCATAAATAATCCTTTCTAAAGATATTATGAGATTATAAAAAATAAGTCTGTCATGAAACTTGCATAAATTCAAAAAGATAAATCAATCAAAAATTTATATAAAAGAAGAAGTGATATAATATAGAAAGCCTATAAATTAGGCTTTCTAAAGAAAAGTAGAAACAAATCCAATAAGTCCACCAAAAACGGCTCCCCAAATAACTAACCAACCAAGATGTTCTTTTATCATCTCTTGAACTATCTCTTTAACCATTTTTGGAGTTAGTTCATCTAATCTTTTTGTAACGATTAAACTTAATTTTTCATGGATATCTTCATTTAAAGCTTCTGTTTTCATTGCTTCTTCTAAAACTTTTTGGAAAGAATCACTTTGTGATATTTTTATAATTGAAACTTGTAGTTTTTTAGTAAAAGGCTCCTTTAAAGGCTCAAGTGCCGATTCTCCACCAAACATTCCAAGCATACCACCAAATGGTGATTCTATAACTGCTTCTTTTAAGGAGTCATAGGCAGGGGTAAAATCTGTTTTATTTAAAATAGATTCAAAATCAACAGTATTTTTTACACTACTCATCTCATCTTCAAAAAACTTTTTTAAGTTTTGAGGACTAAAAAATTGCTCCATTATTAGATTATGAATTGATGCTTTAAAAGTATCAAACTTTTTTTCTATAACTCCACTTCCATAAAGATATGGCACCTTTTCAAAAAGCATATGGATAGCCAAAGTATTTGTAATAGCTCCACTAAAGGCAAAAAGCCCAATTGTAAAAATTGTATCGTTTTGTGTACTATAACCAAAAGCTAAAAGAAGAATAGTAAATATATTTGTGAGATCTGATTTGTTCATTAAATCCTCCTATTTTATAAAAATTGGATTTTAACATAAAGTATGTAAATAGTTAATTTTGGGAAGCTAAAACCATTTGTAACTTAGATGTAATGGATTTGATTTAGAATTGCATATTCTAAGGAGATAAAATGATTGATGTGCAAAAAGAGATTGAAAAAAAGTTTCCAAAGCTTGCTAAGAAACCTAATTTTTTAAGTAAATCTTTGATTAAAATTGCAAAAAAAGTAATCCATGAAGATTCTGTAAATGAATTTTTAAAAAATAATGCTCACCTAAAAGGTTTTGAGTTTGTAGATGCTGTGTTAGACTTTTTTGATTTTGATTATACTGTTTCAAGTAATGATATTCAAAATATCCCTCCAACAGGAAAAGTTGTAATTATTGCTAACCATCCATTAGGAGCATTAGATGCCTTATCACTATTAAAACTAGTAGGAACTGTAAGAACTGATGTAAAGATTGTTGCAAATGATTTTTTAAATGGAATTGATGCCTTAAAATCACTATTAGTTCCAGTTGATAACTTTAAAGCTAGACAATCAAAAAAAGATGTTCAAGCTATTTATGATACTTTAAATGATGATTGTGCAGTTATAATTTTTCCAGCAGGAGAAGTGAGCCGTGCAGGAGCAAAAGGGATTAAAGACCCAATTTGGAATAAAGGCTTTTTAAATTTTGCTATAAACTCTAATGCTCCAATTTTACCAATATTTATTGGTGGGAAAAACTCTAAAACATTTTATACAATGTCAGTAATAAATAAAACATTTTCTACTTTACTTTTATCAAATGAGATGTTTAATAAAAAATCAATGACTATACAAATAAAAATTGGTGAACTAATCCCAAATGATAATATCAAACCTAGAGGTTTAGACAAAAAGGTTATTGTAAATCTTTACAAAAAACATCTTTACTCTTTAAAGAAAGGTAAAAAATCTTATTTCTTAACACAAAAAGCCATAGCCCATCCACAAAAAAAAGACCAACTAATTAAAGAATTAAAAAAGTCACAATTAATTGGTGAAACAAAAGATGGTAAAAAAATTTATTTATATGATTATGAAGATGATTCTATTGTGTTAAAAGAGTTAGGAAGATTAAGAGAACTTTCATTTAGAAAAGTTGGAGAGGGTATAAATAAAAAAAGAGATACCGATAAATATGATATTTATTACCAACATATAATTCTTTGGGATGAAAACGACTTAGAGATTGTAGGTTCATATAGAATAGGAAATGGTGATTTTATAAATAAAAATATTGGTATTAAAGGTTTTTATTCAAATTCACTTTTTAAATATAACAAAAGATTTGACAAATATTTAAATGATTCAATTGAACTTGGGAGAAGTTTTGTTCAACCAAAATATTGGGGAACTAGAGCCTTAGATTATTTATGGTATGGAATTGGAGCTTATTTAAGAGCAAATCCACAAATCAAGTATATGTTTGGACCAGTATCAATCTCTGGGACTTTCCCCAGTAGTGCAAAAGATATGATGATTTTTTACTACTCACACTATTTTTCAAATGATAAAGAATTGGTTGAATCAAAACTACCATACCAATACTCTTCACATATTCAAGACTTAAAAGATATGTTTGTTCTTGATGATAAAAAAGAAGATTTTAAAAGATTGAAATCAACCCTGTCAAATATGGGGGTTGCTGTTCCTACACTATTTAAGCAATATGCGGATATTTGTGAAGATGGTGGAGTTAAATTTTTAGGGTTTAATGTTGATACAGATTTTTCTGATTGTGTTGATGGTTTTATTTTAGTAGATGTTGAACAAATAAAACCAAGTGCAAGAAAAAGATATATTGGAGAATAAACTCCAATATATTTTTACTCTTTTTCTTCCTCTTTAATAAAGTTTAATCTACACTCTTTTGTTTCATTAACAAGTGCACGTGCGACTACATCATCTTCAACAATAATATGTTCTAAGTGAAGATTTTTTAAGTCCTCTTTTTCACTAAATCTAGTTACTTTAACAATTGTTTTTGTATTTTTTGTTAAGTCATCTATTACTTCACAAATTAGATGTACTTTTTCTGCATTATCAATTGCCACAATTACTGCGCAAGCATTTTTAATATTTACAGATTCAAGTATATGTTTATGTGCCGCATTACCAAATAAAATTGGTTCATCATCTTTATAACCCATTTCAAAATATTTTAAATTATGCTCAATAATTATATATTCATGACCATCTTCTCTTAAATTGTGTGCAATCTCTTGCCCTAAATGTCCAAATCCAATCACTACAATATGACCTTTTGTATCTTTATCAATATTATATGTATTTTGAATTTGCATTGGATCTTCAGGGACTAAATTAGCAGCCAATGAAGATAGATTTTTAAGAACAATTGGTGTTAGAATCATTGAGATTACAATTGTTACTATTAAAATCTGAGAATATGTTGGATTGATTAAACTATTACTTCTAGCAAGTTCTAAAATAGCTAAAGAGAATTCTCCAATTTGAACTAATGAAACTGCAGTTTTAAAAGCAACTCTTCTTGTATCATCAATTCTTACAATAGTATAAATAATTACATATTTAAGAATTAAAAGAATAGGAAGTAAAATCAAGATTGTAAAGATATTTTCAGCAATTACTGAAAAGTTTATTTGCATACCAACTGTTATAAAGAAAACTCCTAATAAAAGGTTCCTAAATGGTGTAAGGTCAGCTTCAACTTGATGTTTAAATTTTGTTTCACTAATCATCATACCTGCAACAAAAGCACCTAAGGAATGGGTAAATCCAAAATAATGTGCCATATAAGATGAACCAATTGCTATAAGCAAAACAGAAGCAACAAACAATTCATCAGATTCTGCTTTAGTAACATGTTCAAAAAATGGCTCTAGTAAATATTTACCAACTAAATATAAAAGTGCTAATAATACAAGTGCAGCAATAGTTGTATCAAAGATAATTTTTAATGCAGATTGATCATCCCCTGCTGTAAAAAAAGATATTAAAAGTAAAATTGGAATTACTGCAATATCTTGCATAATCAAAATTCCAAGAACCCTTTGTCCATGTCTTTTTTTAATATCATTTGTCTCATTATAAGTTTTTAATACAATTGCCGTTGAAGATAAAGATAAAGCTGCACCTATAATAAGTGAAGTTTGAAAATCAAAACCTAAAACATACTGACAAATAATTACCACAAAGGCTGTAGTTACAAATATTTGTAATGAACCAGTAAAGAAAACCTCTTTTCTCATCCTTTTTAAATGTTCAATTGAAAACTCTAAACCAATTGTAAACATTAGAAAAACAACACCAAATTCAGCAATCTCTTTTAAGGTATAATTATTAACTGCTTCATGCAAGTTAAAAACATAAGCTATTATTGTACCTGTAACTATATATCCTATAATTGTAGGTAAATGAAACTTCTTTAATATGATATTTACTACTATTGCAATTAGTAGTGTTGAAACTATAATCCCTAACATCTTTATCCCTATAGATAATGCATTTGTTTGTAACCCTCAACTCTTTTTTTATAAGCTGAGTTCAACATTGCATTTTTATTATCAAGAAAATCTATTGCTAAACACTCTTGATTTCCTCTACCTATTCTTCCTAAATACTGAACCAATCTTCCATAATAAGAGATTGGCGTAGCAAAAATAATCGTATTTAGATGGGGAAAATCTATCCCCTCCCCAAAATAAGAAGTTGTAGCTAAAATAAGAGCACTTTTATCAACTAAAGCCATCTTTTCTTCTTGCTCTTTTTTATTTAAACTTCCATGAATAGAAACAAAATCTAAGCCCTCTTCTAAAAGCTTACTTTCTAAAATATTTATATGCTCAATTCTATCAGTTAAAACTAAAATTTTTCTGTTTTTATTTATTTTTATTTGATCAATTAAAAGATTATTTCTTTTTTCATCCCTTGAAAGCTCATTTATTAACTCTGCATATGTATCAGCAGTACTTTCAAAATCTGTTCGTATTATTTCTAATTTATTTTTAAAAGTTCTTTTTTTCTTATGCTCATAGGCTATTTCACCTAACTGTTCAATTAAAATTGGATCAAGACCATCTTTTCTTTTAGGTGTAGCACTTAAACCTAAAATATATTTTCCAAAAAACTGCTTTACAATTTGCTCAAAGGTTATTGCAGGGATATGGTGACATTCATCAACAATTACAAAAGAGTAGTTATTTATCACATCTGTGTTGTTTTTTAAACTTTGCATCGTTGCAACATCTAAATTGCCATTTAGTTTGTTTTTCCCTTTACCTAAATAACCTATATCTTTTTTTGTATAGCCAAAATAATCAACAAATCTATCAATCCATTGGGTAAGCAACATGTTTTTATTTACAATAATAAGTGTTTTACAAGCTCTTAATTCAAACATTTTTGCCCCAAGAAGTGTTTTCCCAAAACCTGGAGGTGCGACACAAATAGAAAAATCTTTTTTACTTATCTCTTTAATTGCTTTTTTTTGCTCATCTCTTAGTTCAAATTTTATCTTTTTTGTTTCAATTTTTTCAAATTGTGTTTTATTTTCTATTATAAAATTTGCATTATTTTCTTCTAAAAACTCTTTTACCTTATAAACTAAACCCCTAGGAAGTTTTAAATAAACATCATCTTCTTCAAAGCTTTTTATTTGTCTAGGAGTGTTATATAAAGGTTTCCTAAGACTTAATAAAACTTTTATTTGTGGATTATCAAATGTTGCAAAACTTTTTAATTTGTTAATTAAACTTTTTGATAAATTTTTAGTTGGGATATAAACAAAGTCATAAAGTTTGATTTGTAATTTAAAACTTGGAAACTCTATATCTTCAAACATATAACTTGTACTATTTACAGTTTTAAAATTAACATATTTTAAAACTGTGTCTTTACTAACTTTTTTTACTCTTTGTAAAATTTCCCATTGGTCTTTATATACTGTTTTTGTTTGTGGGTTAAAAAAAAGTGTTTTATTCTCTTGTCTAAATTTTAAATGTAAAGGTAACTCTACATAATCACCTAAATTAGCATTTGTAACAAACTCATTATTGGGTAAAATTCTTGCACTAATATGTGCTTTTTTTAAAATATATTCAGCAAAGTTTTTTACATTTTTTGTTTCGATTTTCTCTTCAAAAAATATCCATAAAAAGCAAGACTTGTAAGAGCTATATTCAAATAGAAAATTTGTTTTTAACATAGAAAAAGTCTCTAAAATCTTTGATATATCATTTTCTAAAATTTCAAAGACCACATACTTTGATTTGTTTTCACTATCAACTAAATAAGAAGCTAATTGTATTTGTCCCCTTAAATGGCTTTCTATATCTTTATTTGAAATAGGGATATAGTCATTTCCTTTAAAGGTTCTTGTAACTGGATAAAAACTTTGTTTTTGTCCATCTTTACTTATCCATTTTTTTGCAAAAATATCTTCTCTATTTATAAATAAAGTTTTAAAAAGTTCAATCTTTTCAAATTTGTTTAATTGCCTTGTAGGTTTATTTTCTTGTAGTTGTTGTTCAAGAAGCTTTATCTCTTCTTCTATTTTTTGTTTCTGAGAATAAAGCTTTTTTAATTTTTCATGAATTTTGATCATGCTTAATTTGGTGAGCTGGAGTTAATATAATATTATTGATTTTATTTTCAACTTCATCATATCTACTTTCAAGTTTAGAACCTTTTCTAATACCTTGTCCTTCAAACTTTCCATTTTCTTCTATAATTAATTCATTGTATTTCATATTACCAATCACTTTACCCTCAGGTAAAATTTGTACCTCATTACAATCAATCTTTCCATCAAGAAGCCCACTTACAATTAAGTTATTAGCTTTTATATCACCAATTACTTCACCTGTTTTACCAATTGAAATTAAATCAGCTTCAAGGATTACACCCTCAAATTTTCCATCAATATGAACACTTCCTTCAGTGGTAATTCCACCAATAATACATGTCCCCTGTGCTATAACTGTTGCACCATTCTGTACTGTTCGTTTATTAGCCTTACCAAAGATTCCCACTGAATTCTCCTCTCTTTTTTGAAAATTGTTTCATATGTTTTAAAATCCCATCTTATAAATTCTCTTGGATTCAATACCATTGACCCAAATCTTATCTCATAGTGTAAATGTGGTGCTGTACTACTTCCACTATTACCACTTAAGCCTATCTCTTGATTTTTTCTTATTATATCACCAACTTTAACATTTGTCTTGTTTAAATGAGCATAAACCGTTTGAAATCCAAAATTATGTTGAATTTTAATAACTCTACCAAAACCACCTCTATCTTTTGATTGTACAAAACTTACAACTCCATCTGCAGTTGAATAAACTGGAGTTTTTCTTTTTGCCCTTAAATCAATCCCTTTATGAAAAGTTTTTTTCTTTGTAATGGGATGAACTCTATACCCATATCTTGAAGTTATAGTTGATTCTTTTAAAGGTGCCCCACTAGGGATTGTTGTCAACATAAATAGTTTTAACTTTTCACTTATAGATTTTAAAGTTTCTTTTGATATCTCTTCTTTTTTATCTTCTACATTTTTAAGACCAATCATCTCTTCAATATGATCAAGCTTTGAACTTAAAGCCTCAATATCTTCAACTTTACCTTTTATTTGCATAGAATAAAATTGATTTTGAGCTTGTAGTTTTTTCTCTTTTTCATTTAGAGTTTCAATTTCAATCTCTTTTAATTCAATTTCTCTTTCTTTTTGCGTCTTTAAATCATCCATTTCTTCATTTAGTTCTTTTATAAACCAAAATGCACCTGCGATAATTAAAGTGGTAACAAGAATAATAAGAACGATAAGTTTTTTTGCAATTTGATGAATATTAAATGCTCTTGTTCCTTTAACATCAGAAATTGTAATTATTAATCTATCTTTCATTAAACCCCATATCTTTAATAAATTTTTCCACAACTAAAAAAGAACCAAAGACTAAATATTCTTCATCTTTTTTTATTTCTAGATTATATTTTATTATTATATTCAAATTTTTACAAATTTCTAATAAATTATTTTTATCAACTATTCTTTTATCATTAAGTTCTAGTATAGTTATTTTAGAAATTATAGGTTTCAGTATAGAAAGAACTGTTTGAAAATCTTTATCTTTATATGAATTATAAATTAAATTTACTTTTTTATTTTCAAACTCTTTTACCAAAACTTTTGCTGCTAAAGGGTTGTGTCCTACATCAATTGTAATATTTGGTGTAATTTTTTGACATCTTCCAAAAAGCTCAACATCATCAAAAAGTTTTGTATCAATATCAATTTTTAGTTCATTTAAAGTTTCGATTACTAAATGAAGATTTAGCTTTAAGTAGTTTGCAAATTTATTATTTAATTGATATTTGTCAAATTGTTTAACATTTTGTATAAGTATATCTTTATCAAATTCATCTTTTAATTCTTTAACTAAACTATTTGCAACTCCATAAACTTCATCATGAATTTGATATCCAATAATCATTTTTCTATCTACTGAACGCATCTTAGTTTTTGCAATTTGTTCAATACTATTTCCTAAAAATGCCTGATGGTCTAAATCAATTGTAGTAATTAAAGATAAATCATTTTTTACAACATTTGTTGCATCAAACTCTCCACCAAGTCCAGCTTCTAAAACAATATAATCAAAACCATCACATAAAATAAAAGCTAACAAAGTTGTATACTCAAAATATGTTAATTTCTCTAAAAGGTTAATTGGTAAATATTTTTGTAGTTTTTTATTTGCAAAATCAAGTTCAAAATCACTTGAATCTTTACCATTTATCCATATTCTTTCATTAAATTTTAAAATATGAGGAGAACTATAATGAAGAGTTTTATATGATTTTTTATTTAAATAGTGGGCTAAAAATCTTCCTATACTTCCCTTACCATTTGTTCCAACTATGTGGATTACGTATGGTAAGGTAATATACTTTGAGATTAGATGAAAAGATTTTTTTACAATAGAAAAATCTATCTTTTCATAATACATTGTTTTATGACTTAAAACCTCTTTTAAAGAGGCAGTTTTAAAATCCATTGTTTACTTTTTAAAAGATTGAACAGCTATAGTGGAGATTACGTCTTCTAAAGCTTCACTAGCAGCACTTTTAATCGCTTCAAATCTTCTTGTATCTGTAATAGTAGTTCCTGAATCAATTGAAAAATCATAATCCCCAGAAACGCTAAACGATTTTTTATTTAATCCATTATCATAATCTACTGCAATTTTTACAACAGCTTTATATAATTTGTTATATCCTGAATCATCATCTTGTAAAACTTGTAAAGATACAGCTGAAAGTTTTAAATCCATAATTGTATCAGCAAGTTTTCTATCATAAACAAGTTTTGAGTCAAGTCTATGTACTAAAAGTTCATTCATAGCATCTTTTATTAATACTGTATTTCTTGGGTCTCTTAAATCAATTATAAGATTTACAAAGATTTTTTCACCCAACTCTTTTTTTACGTATGTAGTTGATGGTTTATATCCACAAGCAGTTAAAAATAATACTAAAAAAAATGAAACTAGTAATTGACTTAACTTCACACCTATCCTTTTATAACAAGGTTAACTAATTTATTTGGAACAACAATCTCTTTTATTATCTCTTTACCCTCTATCCATTTTGATGAATTATCTTTTGCACTTGCTAAAATTTCATCTTTTGTAGCACTTGGACTAACTTCTATTTCACATCTTTTTTTACCATTGATTGTTACAGCAAGGATAATTGAGTCTAAAGTAAATACTTCTTCTTTTACTTCAAGTTTATCATCAAAATTCTTTCTAGCAAAAAGTTTATCTGCTAATTCCCAAGAAAGGTGAGGAATAATAGGTTCTAAAATATTTGTTAAAATATAATAACCCTCTGCCCATACAAGTTCATTATCTTGAGCTTGAAGAGCATTCATAGCTTCCATTGATGCAGCAATTAAAGTATTAAAAGCATAAGTTTTTGCAAATACATCATTTGATTTTTCTAAGGCTTCATAAACTTTCTTTCTAGCTTCTTTCTCTTCTTTATTTAAAGTTGAATGGTCAATATTTGAGAAGTTTTTAGCAGCATCTTCACTTACATGAGAACTTCTTTCTGCAAATTTTCTAATAAATCTAAATGCTCCATCAACAGCAGAATCATTCCATTCTAACTCTTTTGTTGGTGGTGCAGCAAAAAGAATAAATAATCTTGCTGTATCTGCCCCATATTTTTCAACAATTAAATCAGGGTCTACAACATTACCTTTTGATTTAGACATTTTTGCACCATCTTTTAAAACCATACCTTGAGTAAGTAATCTTTTAAATGGCTCCCTTGAATTTGTATACTCTAAATCATTTAATACTTTTGTGAAAAATCTAGCATATAAAAGGTGTAAAATTGCATGTTCAATCCCACCAATATATTGGTCAACATCCATCCAATAATCAGAATCAGCTTGACTAATTCCCTCTTTATTCCATTTTTTTGGATTTGTTGCATATCTTAAAAAATACCAAGATGATTGAACAAAAGTATCTAGTGTATCAGTTTCTCTTATTGCATCTTTACCACAATTTGGACATTTACAATGTTTCCAAGTAGGATGTGTATCAAGGGGATTTCCTTCACCTGTAATCTCCACATCTTCTGGAAGTGCAATTGGTAAATTCTTGATTTTTTCTGGAACTAAACCACAATCATCACAATGAACAAAAGGGATTGGAGCTCCCCAGTATCTTTGTCTTGAAACACCCCAATCTCTTAATTTAAAATTGATTTGTTTTACCCCATTAGAGTTTTGTTCAAAGTGGTAAATAATAGCTTTTTTTGCTTTTGTATTTTTAAGACCTGTAAAGCTTTCAGAGTTGATTAATTCACCCTCACCTGTGTAAGCTTCTGTCATTCTTTCAATTAATCCATCTGGTCCAACAATAACTTGTTTTATTGGTAAATCATATTCTCTAGCAAATTCAAAGTCTCTTTGGTCATGAGCTGGAACTGCCATAACAGCTCCACCACCATATGATGCTAATACAAAGTTTGCAACCCATACAGGGATTTTTTCAGCGGTTAAAGGATGGATAACATCAATCTCTAATGAAACCCCTTGCTTAGGCATAGTAGCTCTATCCCGTTCACTTACCTTTTGCATAGCTTTGATTTTATTTATTTTTTCTTCAGATAAAAGTTTATTTTCAACTATATATTTTACAATTGGGTGTTCTGGAGCTAAAGCCGAATATGAAACACCATAAATTGTATCTGGTCTTGTTGTAAATACATTATATGAAGTAAAGTTTTTATTTAATTTATATCTTGAATCTTTTGATAAATCAAAAGTAAATTCTAAACCTTCACTTCTTCCAATCCAGTTTTCTTGCATAGTTAAAACTTGAGAAGGCCATTCTCCCTCTAAAGATTTTAAATCATCTAATAATTCTTGGGCATATTTTGTAATTGCAACATAATATCCTGGCATCTCTTTTTGCTCAACAGGTGTGTCACATCTCCAACAACAACCCTCTTCAACTTGTTCATTTGCTAAAACAGTATGACATGGTTCGCACCAATTTACAGTTGTAGATTTTCTGTATAAAAGATCTTTTTCATACATTTTAATAATGAATTCTTGTTCCCACTTTGTATAAAGTTCGTCAGAAGTTGCAAATTCTCTAGTACTTGAAAATGAAAGACCTAAAGCCTTTAACTCATCTCTCATATAATCTATATTTTCATAAGTCCATTTTTTTGGATGAAGTTTATGTTTAATTGCTGCATTTTCTGCTGGCATACCAAAACTATCCCAACCAATTGGGTGTAAAACATTATAATTT is part of the Arcobacter arenosus genome and harbors:
- a CDS encoding response regulator transcription factor, which codes for MKLLILEDNETLADGIYKKLKEIGFIADVFYEGDEGLFALETSTYDLLILDLGLPGIDGIDIIKKLRNSQQNLPILVISARDRLDQRILGLDTGADDYICKPFELDEVVARVQALLRRSNNQTSNSIKYNDLEFNSQTLSLTRGEEKIELSKRELTIFEYLLQNLNAIVSKENIVEHITSIDDEFNPTAVETYVSRLRKKLGDSINLKTVRGLGYMMS
- a CDS encoding universal stress protein, with product MKYKKLFFPIGGGDELEERLYGAFLIAKHFKVSLEVLKCGLKTNMSIYKALSIPKDIMQKIDEVVDTKLDDENHQMQELFEKIAADVNIKVSQKALENEANTFLNIKEGLRSSLVEQESKFCDLVIAAAPPSGVTTATFETAVLKSGKCVLMFPRVMRNFKTDSIIIGWNNSPEASRAVTSSIDILQQAQRVHIVSSEEYTDDLEKMNRLREYLLHHGIDASYEIVKTTRIPGQALLNSALDGNFDLIVAGSYGHKGLKELMFGGATRYLLENSTLPVFMSH
- a CDS encoding DUF445 domain-containing protein, with translation MNKSDLTNIFTILLLAFGYSTQNDTIFTIGLFAFSGAITNTLAIHMLFEKVPYLYGSGVIEKKFDTFKASIHNLIMEQFFSPQNLKKFFEDEMSSVKNTVDFESILNKTDFTPAYDSLKEAVIESPFGGMLGMFGGESALEPLKEPFTKKLQVSIIKISQSDSFQKVLEEAMKTEALNEDIHEKLSLIVTKRLDELTPKMVKEIVQEMIKEHLGWLVIWGAVFGGLIGFVSTFL
- a CDS encoding GNAT family N-acyltransferase, which produces MIDVQKEIEKKFPKLAKKPNFLSKSLIKIAKKVIHEDSVNEFLKNNAHLKGFEFVDAVLDFFDFDYTVSSNDIQNIPPTGKVVIIANHPLGALDALSLLKLVGTVRTDVKIVANDFLNGIDALKSLLVPVDNFKARQSKKDVQAIYDTLNDDCAVIIFPAGEVSRAGAKGIKDPIWNKGFLNFAINSNAPILPIFIGGKNSKTFYTMSVINKTFSTLLLSNEMFNKKSMTIQIKIGELIPNDNIKPRGLDKKVIVNLYKKHLYSLKKGKKSYFLTQKAIAHPQKKDQLIKELKKSQLIGETKDGKKIYLYDYEDDSIVLKELGRLRELSFRKVGEGINKKRDTDKYDIYYQHIILWDENDLEIVGSYRIGNGDFINKNIGIKGFYSNSLFKYNKRFDKYLNDSIELGRSFVQPKYWGTRALDYLWYGIGAYLRANPQIKYMFGPVSISGTFPSSAKDMMIFYYSHYFSNDKELVESKLPYQYSSHIQDLKDMFVLDDKKEDFKRLKSTLSNMGVAVPTLFKQYADICEDGGVKFLGFNVDTDFSDCVDGFILVDVEQIKPSARKRYIGE
- a CDS encoding cation:proton antiporter — translated: MLGIIVSTLLIAIVVNIILKKFHLPTIIGYIVTGTIIAYVFNLHEAVNNYTLKEIAEFGVVFLMFTIGLEFSIEHLKRMRKEVFFTGSLQIFVTTAFVVIICQYVLGFDFQTSLIIGAALSLSSTAIVLKTYNETNDIKKRHGQRVLGILIMQDIAVIPILLLISFFTAGDDQSALKIIFDTTIAALVLLALLYLVGKYLLEPFFEHVTKAESDELFVASVLLIAIGSSYMAHYFGFTHSLGAFVAGMMISETKFKHQVEADLTPFRNLLLGVFFITVGMQINFSVIAENIFTILILLPILLILKYVIIYTIVRIDDTRRVAFKTAVSLVQIGEFSLAILELARSNSLINPTYSQILIVTIVISMILTPIVLKNLSSLAANLVPEDPMQIQNTYNIDKDTKGHIVVIGFGHLGQEIAHNLREDGHEYIIIEHNLKYFEMGYKDDEPILFGNAAHKHILESVNIKNACAVIVAIDNAEKVHLICEVIDDLTKNTKTIVKVTRFSEKEDLKNLHLEHIIVEDDVVARALVNETKECRLNFIKEEEKE
- a CDS encoding DEAD/DEAH box helicase, which translates into the protein MIKIHEKLKKLYSQKQKIEEEIKLLEQQLQENKPTRQLNKFEKIELFKTLFINREDIFAKKWISKDGQKQSFYPVTRTFKGNDYIPISNKDIESHLRGQIQLASYLVDSENKSKYVVFEILENDISKILETFSMLKTNFLFEYSSYKSCFLWIFFEEKIETKNVKNFAEYILKKAHISARILPNNEFVTNANLGDYVELPLHLKFRQENKTLFFNPQTKTVYKDQWEILQRVKKVSKDTVLKYVNFKTVNSTSYMFEDIEFPSFKLQIKLYDFVYIPTKNLSKSLINKLKSFATFDNPQIKVLLSLRKPLYNTPRQIKSFEEDDVYLKLPRGLVYKVKEFLEENNANFIIENKTQFEKIETKKIKFELRDEQKKAIKEISKKDFSICVAPPGFGKTLLGAKMFELRACKTLIIVNKNMLLTQWIDRFVDYFGYTKKDIGYLGKGKNKLNGNLDVATMQSLKNNTDVINNYSFVIVDECHHIPAITFEQIVKQFFGKYILGLSATPKRKDGLDPILIEQLGEIAYEHKKKRTFKNKLEIIRTDFESTADTYAELINELSRDEKRNNLLIDQIKINKNRKILVLTDRIEHINILESKLLEEGLDFVSIHGSLNKKEQEEKMALVDKSALILATTSYFGEGIDFPHLNTIIFATPISYYGRLVQYLGRIGRGNQECLAIDFLDNKNAMLNSAYKKRVEGYKQMHYL
- a CDS encoding bactofilin family protein, which codes for MGIFGKANKRTVQNGATVIAQGTCIIGGITTEGSVHIDGKFEGVILEADLISIGKTGEVIGDIKANNLIVSGLLDGKIDCNEVQILPEGKVIGNMKYNELIIEENGKFEGQGIRKGSKLESRYDEVENKINNIILTPAHQIKHDQNS